From Klebsiella sp. RIT-PI-d, one genomic window encodes:
- the ytfQ gene encoding galactofuranose ABC transporter, galactofuranose-binding protein YtfQ, with amino-acid sequence MWKRLLLVTAVSAAMSSMAMAAPLTVGFSQVGSESGWRAAETSVAKSEAQKRGITLKIADGQQKQENQIKAVRSFIAQGVDAIFIAPVVATGWEPVLKEAKDAEIPVILLDRSIDVKDKSLYMTTVTADNVLEGRLIGDWLVKTVAGKPCNVVELQGTVGASVAIDRKKGFAEAISKASNIKIIRSQSGDFTRSKGKEVMESFIKAENNGKNICMVYAHNDDMAIGAIQAIKEAGLKSGSDILTGSIDGVPDIYKAMIDGEANASVELTPNMAGPAFDALEKFKKDGTQPEKLTITKSTLYLPDTAKEELEKKKNMGY; translated from the coding sequence ATGTGGAAGCGCTTACTTTTAGTCACAGCAGTTTCGGCAGCCATGTCGTCTATGGCGATGGCCGCCCCGTTGACCGTCGGTTTTTCCCAGGTCGGTTCTGAATCTGGCTGGCGCGCGGCAGAAACCAGCGTCGCCAAAAGCGAAGCTCAAAAACGCGGCATCACCCTGAAGATTGCTGATGGCCAGCAAAAACAGGAAAACCAAATCAAAGCGGTGCGATCTTTTATCGCTCAGGGCGTTGACGCGATCTTCATTGCACCAGTGGTGGCGACGGGCTGGGAGCCGGTACTGAAAGAGGCGAAAGATGCGGAAATCCCGGTGATCCTTCTCGACCGCTCCATTGATGTGAAAGATAAATCGCTCTACATGACCACCGTCACCGCCGATAACGTACTGGAAGGCCGCCTGATTGGTGACTGGCTGGTGAAAACCGTCGCAGGTAAACCGTGCAATGTTGTCGAATTGCAGGGGACCGTCGGTGCCAGCGTGGCTATCGATCGTAAGAAAGGCTTCGCAGAGGCCATTTCTAAAGCCTCAAATATTAAGATTATCCGCTCTCAGTCCGGCGACTTTACCCGCAGTAAGGGTAAAGAAGTTATGGAGAGCTTTATCAAAGCGGAAAACAACGGCAAAAACATCTGCATGGTTTACGCCCATAACGACGATATGGCGATCGGTGCCATCCAGGCCATTAAAGAAGCCGGCCTGAAATCGGGTAGCGATATTCTTACCGGTTCGATTGACGGCGTTCCGGACATTTATAAAGCGATGATTGACGGTGAAGCGAATGCCAGTGTTGAACTGACGCCGAATATGGCGGGTCCGGCATTTGACGCGCTGGAAAAATTCAAGAAAGACGGCACGCAGCCTGAGAAATTAACGATCACTAAGTCGACGCTCTATCTGCCGGATACGGCGAAAGAAGAGTTAGAGAAGAAGAAAAATATGGGGTACTAA
- the ppa gene encoding inorganic diphosphatase, producing MSLLNVPAGKDLPEDIYVVIEIPANADPIKYEVDKESGALFVDRFMSTAMFYPCNYGYINHTLSLDGDPVDVLVPTPYPLEPGSVIRCRPVGVLKMTDESGEDAKLVAVPHTKLSKEYDHIKDVNDLPDLLKAQITHFFEHYKDLEAGKWVKVDGWDNAEAAKAEIVASFERAKK from the coding sequence ATGAGCTTACTCAACGTCCCGGCCGGTAAAGATCTGCCGGAAGATATTTACGTTGTTATCGAGATCCCGGCGAACGCGGACCCGATCAAATACGAAGTCGACAAAGAAAGCGGCGCGCTGTTCGTTGACCGTTTCATGTCCACTGCGATGTTCTATCCGTGCAACTACGGCTACATCAACCACACCCTTTCGCTGGACGGTGACCCGGTAGACGTTCTGGTCCCGACGCCGTATCCGCTGGAGCCGGGTTCAGTGATCCGCTGCCGTCCGGTTGGCGTGCTGAAAATGACCGACGAGTCTGGCGAAGATGCCAAACTGGTTGCGGTTCCGCACACCAAACTGAGCAAAGAATACGATCACATTAAAGATGTGAACGACCTGCCGGATCTGCTGAAAGCGCAGATCACCCACTTCTTCGAGCATTATAAAGATCTCGAAGCGGGCAAATGGGTCAAAGTTGACGGCTGGGATAATGCAGAAGCAGCGAAAGCAGAGATCGTGGCCTCTTTCGAGCGCGCGAAAAAGTAA
- a CDS encoding TIGR01212 family radical SAM protein (This family includes YhcC from E. coli K-12, an uncharacterized radical SAM protein.), whose translation MQLQKLVNMFGGDLARRHGQKVHKLTLHGGFSCPNRDGTIGRGGCTFCNVASFADEAQQYRSISEQLAHQATRVNRATRYLAYFQAYTSTFAEVQVLRAMYQQAVSQANIVGLCVGTRPDCVPEAVLDLLSEYHDRGYEIWLELGLQSAQDKTLHRINRGHDFACYQKTTRLARERGLNVCAHLIVGLPGEGQDDCLHTLEQVVDTGVDGIKLHPLHIVKGSIMAKAWEAGRLNGIELDDYTVTAGEMIRHTPPEIIFHRISASARRPTLLAPLWCENRWTGMVELDKYLNEHGVQGSALGRPWQIQS comes from the coding sequence ATGCAGTTACAAAAATTAGTCAATATGTTTGGTGGGGATCTGGCGCGTCGCCACGGACAAAAAGTTCATAAGCTCACGCTGCACGGCGGTTTTAGCTGTCCGAATCGCGACGGCACCATTGGGCGTGGCGGCTGCACCTTTTGTAACGTCGCCTCGTTTGCCGACGAAGCCCAGCAGTATCGATCCATCTCTGAACAGCTGGCGCATCAGGCTACGCGGGTTAATCGTGCTACGCGCTATCTGGCCTACTTTCAGGCGTATACCAGTACGTTTGCTGAAGTCCAGGTACTGCGCGCCATGTATCAACAGGCCGTAAGCCAGGCGAATATCGTGGGGCTTTGCGTCGGTACCCGTCCGGACTGCGTCCCGGAAGCGGTGCTTGATCTCCTTAGCGAGTATCACGATCGGGGTTATGAAATCTGGCTGGAGCTGGGGCTGCAAAGCGCGCAGGATAAAACGCTGCACCGTATCAACCGTGGGCATGATTTTGCCTGCTACCAAAAAACTACCCGGCTGGCACGCGAGCGCGGGCTGAACGTCTGTGCGCATCTTATCGTTGGTCTGCCGGGCGAAGGGCAGGACGACTGTCTGCACACCCTGGAGCAGGTGGTTGATACCGGCGTGGACGGCATCAAGCTTCATCCTCTGCATATTGTGAAAGGCAGCATTATGGCGAAAGCATGGGAGGCGGGCAGGTTAAACGGCATTGAACTGGACGACTATACCGTCACTGCCGGGGAGATGATCCGCCACACGCCGCCGGAGATTATTTTTCATCGTATTTCCGCCAGCGCCCGGCGGCCAACGCTGTTAGCGCCACTATGGTGTGAAAACCGCTGGACCGGAATGGTTGAACTGGATAAGTATCTCAATGAACACGGGGTGCAGGGCAGCGCGCTGGGACGTCCGTGGCAGATCCAGTCGTAG
- the gltB gene encoding glutamate synthase large subunit — protein sequence MLYDKSLEKDNCGFGLIAHIEGEPSHKVVRTAIHALARMQHRGAILADGKTGDGCGLLLQKPDRFFRIVAEERGWRLAKNYAVGMLFLNKDPERAKAARAIVEEELQQETLSIVGWREVPTNDGVLGEIALSSMPRIEQIFVNAPAGWRPRDMERRLFIARRRIEKRLQEDKDFYVCSLSNLVNIYKGLCMPADLPRFYLDLADLRLESAICLFHQRFSTNTVPRWPLAQPFRYLAHNGEINTITGNRQWARARTYKFKTPLIPDLHDAAPFVNETGSDSSSMDNMLELLLAGGMDIVRAMRLLVPPAWQNNPDMDPELRAFFDFNSMHMEPWDGPAGIVMSDGRFAACNLDRNGLRPARYVITKDKLITCASEVGIWDYQPDEVVEKGRVGPGELMVIDTRGGRILHSAETDDDLKSRHPYKEWMEKNVRRLVPFEDLSDDQVGQREMDDDLLASYQKQFNYSAEELDSVIRVLGENGQEAVGSMGDDTPFAVLSSQPRIIYDYFRQQFAQVTNPPIDPLREAHVMSLATSIGREMNVFCEAEGQAHRLTFKSPILLYSDFKQLTTMTEHHYRADVLDITFDVTETSLEDTVNALCDKAEQMVRDGTVLLVLSDRNIAKNRLPVPAPMAVGAIQTRLVDKSLRCDANIIVETASVRDPHHFAVLLGFGATAIYPYLAYETLAKLVDSKAIEKAYRTVMLNYRNGINKGLYKIMSKMGISTVASYRCSKLFEAVGLHKDVSSLCFQGAISRIGGAGFSDFQQDLLNLSKRAWLARKPLDQGGLLKYVHGGEYHAYNPDVVRTLQQAVQSGEYSDYQQYAKLVNERPAAALRDLLAINPGADAVNIDDVEPATELFKRFDTAAMSIGALSPEAHEALAEAMNSIGGNSNSGEGGEDPARYGTNKVSRIKQVASGRFGVTPAYLVNADVIQIKVAQGAKPGEGGQLPGDKVTPYIAKLRYSVPGVTLISPPPHHDIYSIEDLAQLIFDLKQVNPKAMISVKLVSEPGVGTIATGVAKAYADLITIAGYDGGTGASPLSSVKYAGCPWELGLVETQQALVSNGLRHKIRLQIDGGLKTGQDIIKAAILGAESFGFGTGPMVALGCKYLRICHLNNCATGVATQDEKLRKNHYHGLPFKVTNYFEFIARETRELMAQLGVKRLVDLIGRTDLLKELEGFTAKQQKLDLGKLLETAEPHPGKALYCTEHNPPFDNGVLNAQLLANAKPFVDERQSKTFWFDIRNTDRSVGALLSGYIAQTHGDQGLAADPIKAYFSGTAGQSFGVWNAGGVELYLTGDANDYVGKGMAGGLLAVRPPVGSSFRSHEATIIGNTCLYGATGGRLYAAGRAGERFGVRNSGAITVVEGIGDNGCEYMTGGIVCILGKTGVNFGAGMTGGFAYVLDENGEFRKRVNPELVEVLSVDDLAIHEEHLRGLITEHVQHTGSQRGEEILAHWSTFSTKFALVKPKSSDVKALLGHRSRSAAELRVQAQ from the coding sequence ATGTTGTACGATAAATCCCTTGAGAAGGATAACTGTGGTTTCGGCCTGATCGCCCACATAGAAGGCGAACCTAGCCACAAGGTAGTGCGCACAGCCATACACGCACTGGCCCGTATGCAGCACCGTGGCGCCATCCTCGCCGACGGTAAAACCGGTGATGGCTGTGGCCTGCTGCTGCAAAAACCCGATCGCTTTTTTCGCATTGTTGCCGAAGAGCGCGGATGGCGTTTAGCTAAAAACTATGCCGTTGGGATGCTATTCCTGAATAAAGATCCTGAACGGGCCAAAGCCGCGCGCGCGATTGTTGAAGAAGAACTTCAGCAGGAGACGCTGTCGATTGTGGGCTGGCGCGAGGTGCCGACCAATGACGGCGTTCTCGGTGAAATCGCCCTCTCCTCTATGCCCCGCATCGAGCAGATTTTCGTTAATGCTCCGGCAGGATGGCGTCCGCGTGATATGGAACGCCGCTTGTTTATCGCCCGCCGCCGCATTGAAAAGCGTCTACAGGAAGATAAAGACTTCTACGTTTGTAGTCTGTCAAACCTGGTGAACATCTATAAAGGTCTGTGTATGCCGGCGGATCTGCCGCGCTTCTACCTGGATCTGGCCGATCTGCGTCTGGAATCGGCCATCTGCCTGTTCCACCAGCGCTTTTCGACCAACACCGTGCCACGCTGGCCGCTGGCACAGCCGTTCCGCTACCTGGCACATAATGGTGAGATTAATACCATCACCGGCAACCGTCAGTGGGCGCGCGCGCGTACCTATAAATTCAAAACGCCGCTGATCCCGGATTTACATGATGCCGCGCCGTTTGTTAACGAAACCGGTTCTGACTCCAGCTCCATGGATAACATGCTTGAACTGCTGCTGGCCGGCGGAATGGATATTGTGCGTGCCATGCGTCTGCTGGTGCCGCCCGCCTGGCAAAATAACCCGGATATGGACCCGGAGCTGCGGGCGTTTTTCGACTTTAACTCCATGCATATGGAGCCATGGGACGGTCCGGCAGGCATCGTGATGTCCGACGGTCGCTTTGCCGCCTGTAACCTTGACCGTAACGGTCTGCGCCCGGCACGTTATGTCATAACCAAAGATAAGCTCATCACCTGCGCGTCTGAAGTCGGGATTTGGGATTATCAGCCGGATGAGGTCGTTGAAAAAGGCCGCGTCGGTCCGGGCGAATTGATGGTTATCGATACCCGGGGCGGACGCATTTTGCATTCGGCCGAAACCGATGACGATCTGAAAAGCCGCCATCCTTATAAAGAGTGGATGGAGAAGAACGTGCGCCGTCTGGTGCCGTTTGAAGACTTGTCTGACGATCAGGTTGGGCAGCGCGAGATGGACGACGATCTGCTCGCCAGCTATCAGAAACAGTTTAACTACAGCGCCGAAGAGCTGGATTCTGTGATCCGCGTGCTGGGCGAAAATGGCCAGGAGGCGGTCGGTTCAATGGGTGACGATACCCCGTTTGCCGTACTCTCCAGCCAGCCGCGCATCATTTACGACTATTTCCGCCAGCAGTTTGCCCAGGTCACGAATCCGCCAATCGATCCCCTGCGTGAAGCGCATGTTATGTCGCTGGCCACCAGCATCGGTCGCGAGATGAATGTCTTCTGTGAAGCAGAGGGCCAGGCGCACCGCCTGACCTTCAAATCACCGATCCTGCTGTACTCCGATTTCAAACAGCTGACCACCATGACCGAGCATCACTACCGTGCGGACGTGCTGGATATTACCTTTGATGTGACGGAAACCAGCCTTGAAGACACAGTGAACGCACTGTGCGATAAAGCCGAGCAGATGGTGCGCGACGGCACGGTGTTACTGGTGCTTTCCGACCGCAATATTGCCAAAAATCGCCTGCCGGTGCCGGCACCAATGGCGGTAGGTGCGATCCAGACGCGTCTGGTCGATAAGAGCCTGCGCTGCGATGCCAATATTATTGTCGAGACCGCAAGCGTGCGCGATCCGCATCACTTCGCCGTGCTGCTGGGCTTTGGCGCGACGGCGATCTATCCGTATCTGGCCTACGAAACGCTGGCGAAGCTGGTTGACAGTAAAGCGATTGAAAAAGCGTACCGCACCGTGATGCTCAACTACCGTAACGGCATCAATAAAGGTCTGTACAAGATCATGTCCAAGATGGGCATCTCAACCGTTGCGTCTTACCGCTGCTCTAAACTGTTTGAAGCCGTTGGATTACATAAAGACGTTTCCAGCCTCTGCTTCCAGGGCGCGATCAGCCGGATCGGCGGTGCAGGCTTTAGCGATTTCCAGCAGGATCTGCTGAACCTGTCAAAACGCGCATGGCTGGCACGTAAGCCGCTGGATCAGGGCGGATTGCTGAAATATGTCCACGGCGGCGAATATCATGCCTATAACCCGGATGTCGTGCGCACGCTGCAACAGGCCGTCCAAAGCGGCGAGTACAGCGATTATCAACAGTATGCGAAGCTGGTTAATGAGCGTCCGGCGGCAGCGTTACGCGATTTGCTGGCGATCAATCCGGGTGCCGATGCGGTCAATATTGACGATGTAGAACCGGCGACCGAGCTGTTTAAACGCTTCGATACGGCGGCAATGTCTATCGGGGCGCTGAGTCCCGAAGCCCACGAAGCGCTGGCGGAAGCCATGAACAGCATTGGCGGTAACTCGAACTCTGGTGAAGGCGGCGAAGATCCGGCGCGCTACGGCACCAATAAGGTGTCGCGCATTAAGCAGGTCGCTTCAGGGCGCTTTGGCGTGACGCCGGCCTACCTGGTGAATGCCGACGTGATTCAGATTAAAGTCGCTCAGGGTGCGAAGCCGGGTGAAGGCGGTCAGCTGCCGGGCGATAAAGTCACCCCGTATATCGCCAAACTGCGCTACTCGGTGCCGGGCGTGACGCTGATCTCCCCGCCGCCGCATCATGATATCTACTCTATCGAGGATCTGGCGCAGCTGATTTTTGACCTGAAACAGGTTAATCCAAAAGCTATGATCTCAGTGAAGCTGGTCTCAGAGCCGGGCGTTGGCACCATTGCCACCGGGGTGGCAAAAGCCTATGCCGATCTGATTACTATTGCCGGTTACGACGGCGGTACCGGCGCCAGTCCGCTCTCCTCGGTGAAATATGCCGGTTGTCCGTGGGAGCTGGGGCTGGTTGAAACGCAGCAGGCGCTGGTGTCGAACGGGTTGCGTCACAAAATTCGGTTGCAGATCGACGGCGGTCTGAAAACCGGGCAGGACATTATTAAAGCCGCTATTTTGGGCGCAGAAAGCTTCGGTTTTGGTACCGGACCGATGGTTGCGCTGGGCTGTAAATATCTGCGTATTTGTCATCTGAACAACTGCGCGACCGGCGTGGCAACTCAGGATGAAAAACTGCGTAAAAACCATTATCACGGCCTGCCGTTCAAAGTGACCAACTACTTTGAATTTATTGCCCGGGAAACGCGTGAACTGATGGCGCAGCTTGGCGTGAAACGTCTGGTGGATCTGATTGGCCGCACCGATCTGCTTAAAGAGCTGGAAGGGTTTACCGCTAAACAGCAGAAACTTGATTTAGGCAAACTGCTGGAAACCGCTGAGCCGCATCCGGGTAAAGCGCTTTATTGTACCGAGCACAATCCGCCTTTTGATAACGGCGTGCTCAATGCGCAACTGCTGGCGAATGCGAAACCGTTTGTCGATGAACGTCAGAGCAAAACGTTCTGGTTTGATATTCGTAATACCGATCGTTCGGTGGGCGCGTTGCTCTCGGGGTATATCGCACAAACCCACGGCGATCAGGGGCTGGCTGCCGATCCGATCAAAGCGTACTTCAGCGGCACAGCAGGCCAGAGCTTTGGCGTGTGGAACGCGGGCGGTGTCGAACTGTATTTGACCGGCGATGCTAACGACTATGTGGGTAAAGGCATGGCAGGCGGGCTGTTGGCCGTTCGCCCACCGGTAGGGTCCTCTTTCCGCAGCCACGAAGCCACCATCATCGGTAATACCTGCTTGTACGGTGCAACCGGCGGTCGTCTGTATGCAGCAGGTCGTGCGGGCGAGCGTTTCGGCGTACGTAACTCTGGTGCGATTACCGTAGTTGAAGGTATCGGTGATAACGGCTGTGAATATATGACCGGCGGTATTGTCTGTATTCTCGGCAAAACGGGCGTTAACTTCGGCGCGGGCATGACGGGCGGTTTCGCCTATGTGCTGGATGAAAACGGCGAGTTCCGCAAGCGCGTAAACCCGGAGCTGGTGGAAGTATTGAGCGTTGACGATCTCGCTATTCACGAGGAGCACCTCCGCGGCTTAATCACTGAACATGTTCAGCATACCGGTTCACAACGTGGCGAAGAGATCCTGGCGCACTGGTCCACCTTCTCGACGAAATTTGCGCTGGTTAAACCGAAGTCCAGCGATGTTAAAGCACTGTTGGGTCACCGTAGTCGTAGCGCAGCAGAGCTGCGTGTGCAGGCGCAGTAA
- a CDS encoding glutamate synthase small subunit — protein MNQNVYQFIDLQRVDPAKKALKIRKIEFVEIYEPFSEGQAKAQADRCLSCGNPYCEWKCPVHNYIPNWLKLANEGRIFEAAELSHQTNTLPEVCGRVCPQDRLCEGSCTLNDEFGAVTIGNIERYINDKAFEMGWRPDMTGVKQTDKRVAIIGAGPAGLACADVLTRNGVKAVVFDRHPEIGGLLTFGIPAFKLEKEVMTRRREIFTDMGIEFKLNVEVGRDVQIDDLLSDYDAVFLGVGTYQSMRGGLDNEDADGVFDALPFLIANTKQLMGYGETADEPFVSMEGKRVVVLGGGDTAMDCVRTSIRQGATHVTCAYRRDEENMPGSRREVKNAREEGVEFQFNVQPLGVEVNANGKVCGVKMARTEMGAPDAKGRRRAEIVAGSEHVVAADAVVMAFGFRPHSMEWLAKHSVELDPQGRVIAPEGNENAFQTSNPKIFAGGDIVRGSDLVVTAIAEGRKAADGIMNWLEV, from the coding sequence ATGAATCAGAATGTTTATCAGTTTATCGACTTGCAGCGCGTTGATCCGGCTAAAAAAGCGCTGAAGATCCGAAAAATTGAATTTGTTGAAATTTACGAGCCGTTTTCAGAAGGCCAGGCCAAAGCCCAGGCGGATCGCTGTCTGTCCTGCGGTAACCCGTACTGCGAGTGGAAGTGCCCGGTACATAATTACATCCCGAACTGGCTGAAGCTGGCTAACGAAGGACGTATTTTTGAAGCAGCAGAACTTTCACATCAGACTAATACGCTGCCGGAAGTCTGCGGCCGGGTATGTCCGCAGGATCGCCTGTGTGAAGGTTCTTGTACGCTAAATGATGAGTTTGGCGCGGTGACCATCGGTAATATTGAACGCTATATCAATGATAAAGCGTTCGAGATGGGCTGGCGTCCGGATATGACCGGGGTGAAGCAGACCGATAAACGCGTAGCCATTATCGGCGCGGGACCGGCAGGCCTGGCCTGTGCCGATGTGCTTACCCGTAATGGCGTGAAGGCCGTGGTGTTCGATCGTCATCCGGAGATCGGCGGCCTGCTGACCTTCGGTATTCCGGCATTTAAACTGGAAAAAGAGGTGATGACGCGCCGCCGTGAGATCTTCACCGACATGGGCATTGAATTCAAACTCAACGTCGAAGTCGGCCGCGATGTGCAGATTGACGATTTGCTGAGCGATTACGACGCGGTGTTCCTCGGCGTCGGCACCTATCAGTCAATGCGCGGTGGACTGGACAACGAAGATGCCGACGGCGTGTTCGATGCCCTGCCGTTCCTGATCGCTAATACCAAACAACTGATGGGTTACGGCGAAACGGCGGACGAACCGTTTGTCAGCATGGAAGGTAAGCGCGTGGTGGTACTGGGCGGTGGCGACACCGCGATGGACTGCGTACGCACCTCCATTCGCCAGGGCGCGACGCACGTTACCTGTGCTTATCGCCGTGATGAAGAGAACATGCCGGGTTCCCGTCGCGAAGTGAAAAACGCGCGTGAAGAAGGCGTCGAGTTCCAGTTCAACGTGCAGCCGCTGGGCGTGGAAGTGAACGCTAACGGTAAAGTCTGCGGCGTGAAGATGGCACGAACCGAAATGGGCGCGCCGGATGCCAAAGGCCGCCGTCGGGCGGAAATCGTCGCCGGATCTGAGCACGTGGTTGCGGCGGATGCGGTGGTAATGGCGTTTGGCTTCCGTCCGCACAGCATGGAATGGCTGGCAAAACACAGCGTCGAGCTGGACCCTCAGGGCCGGGTCATTGCCCCGGAAGGCAATGAAAATGCCTTTCAGACCAGCAACCCGAAAATCTTTGCCGGTGGCGACATCGTGCGAGGTTCGGACCTGGTGGTTACCGCCATTGCTGAAGGCCGTAAAGCGGCTGACGGGATCATGAACTGGCTGGAAGTGTAA
- a CDS encoding PDDEXK nuclease domain-containing protein, whose product MALTSTQHADDYQQIHDDIIQLLDTARTETVRTINALMTATYWEIGRRIVEFEQGGEARAAYGTQLIERLSVDLSQRYKRGFSTRNLWQFRNFYLYFQNIGILQTVSAESSNIIQLAKAFPLPWSAYVRLLAVKNAEARTFYEKETLRNGWSVRQLDRQITTQFYERTLISHDKTAMLQQAAPIVATMTPEQAIRDPFILEFLDLKDEYSESDLEDALVNHLMDFMLELGDDFAFVGRQHRLRIDDNWFRIDLLFFHRRLRCLLVVDLKVGKFSYADAGQMNMYLNYAKEHWTMPGENPPVGLILCAEKGTGEAHYALSGLPHTVLTSEYKMQLPDEKLLADELARSQKLLEEKKAHSPDA is encoded by the coding sequence ATGGCACTTACCTCCACTCAACATGCTGATGATTATCAGCAAATCCATGACGATATTATTCAGCTGCTCGACACTGCCCGTACGGAGACCGTTCGCACAATTAATGCGCTGATGACGGCCACCTACTGGGAGATTGGTCGGCGGATCGTGGAGTTCGAACAGGGCGGCGAAGCGCGGGCAGCGTACGGCACGCAACTTATTGAACGGCTATCTGTTGATTTGAGTCAGCGTTATAAACGCGGCTTTTCTACCAGAAACCTATGGCAGTTTCGCAATTTTTATCTTTACTTTCAAAATATTGGAATTCTGCAGACAGTGTCTGCGGAATCATCAAACATTATTCAACTCGCTAAAGCTTTCCCGCTTCCCTGGTCAGCTTACGTACGTCTTCTTGCGGTTAAAAACGCTGAGGCGCGCACTTTTTATGAAAAAGAGACGTTACGTAACGGCTGGTCGGTACGGCAGCTCGACAGACAAATCACCACTCAGTTTTACGAACGAACGTTGATCTCCCACGACAAAACAGCGATGTTGCAGCAGGCTGCACCTATCGTGGCTACCATGACGCCTGAGCAAGCCATACGCGATCCTTTTATTCTCGAATTTCTCGATCTGAAAGATGAGTATTCAGAGTCCGATCTTGAAGATGCGCTGGTGAACCACCTGATGGATTTTATGCTGGAACTTGGTGACGATTTTGCTTTTGTAGGTCGCCAGCATCGATTACGCATTGACGATAACTGGTTTCGCATCGACCTGCTGTTTTTTCATCGCCGTTTACGCTGTTTGCTGGTGGTGGATCTGAAGGTCGGCAAGTTCAGCTACGCTGATGCCGGGCAAATGAATATGTACCTGAACTATGCCAAAGAGCACTGGACAATGCCGGGAGAGAATCCGCCGGTGGGGTTGATCCTTTGCGCAGAAAAAGGTACAGGTGAGGCCCACTATGCGCTTAGCGGTTTGCCTCATACCGTTCTGACAAGCGAGTACAAAATGCAGTTACCTGACGAGAAATTACTGGCTGACGAACTTGCCCGTTCACAAAAGTTGCTTGAAGAGAAAAAAGCCCATTCGCCAGACGCATAG
- the sspB gene encoding ClpXP protease specificity-enhancing factor: MDLSQLTPRRPYLLRAFYEWLLDNQLTPHLVVDVTLPDVHVPMEYARDGQIVLNIAPRAVGNLELANDEVRFNARFGGVPRQVSVPLAAVLAVYARENGAGTMFEPEAAYDENVVSQNDDSEAEGENETVMSVIDGDKPDHQDDNDPDNDPPPPRGGRPALRVVK; this comes from the coding sequence ATGGATTTGTCACAATTAACACCACGCCGTCCGTATCTGCTGCGCGCATTCTATGAATGGCTGCTGGACAACCAGCTCACGCCGCACCTGGTAGTGGATGTGACACTGCCCGACGTGCATGTCCCGATGGAATATGCACGCGACGGGCAAATTGTACTGAATATTGCACCGCGTGCAGTAGGTAACCTCGAACTGGCTAACGACGAAGTACGCTTCAACGCGCGCTTTGGCGGCGTGCCACGCCAGGTGTCCGTTCCGCTGGCTGCCGTGCTGGCGGTCTACGCTCGTGAAAACGGTGCGGGCACCATGTTCGAACCGGAAGCCGCTTACGATGAAAACGTTGTCAGCCAGAATGACGACAGCGAGGCTGAAGGTGAAAACGAAACGGTGATGTCGGTCATCGACGGCGATAAGCCCGATCATCAGGATGACAACGATCCTGATAACGATCCGCCGCCGCCGCGCGGAGGTCGTCCGGCGTTACGCGTCGTGAAGTAA
- the sspA gene encoding stringent starvation protein SspA yields the protein MAVAANKRSVMTLFSGPTDIYSHQVRIVLAEKGVSFEIEHVEKDNPPQDLIDLNPNQSVPTLVDRELTLWESRIIMEYLDERFPHPPLMPVYPVARGESRLYMHRVEKDWYTLMNIIVNGSSSEADNARKQLREELQAIAPVFGQKPYFLSDEFSLVDCYLAPLLWRLPLLGIEFSGAGAKELKGYMTRVFERDSFLASLTEAEREIRLGRG from the coding sequence ATGGCTGTCGCTGCCAACAAACGTTCGGTAATGACGCTGTTTTCTGGTCCTACTGACATCTATAGCCATCAGGTCCGCATTGTGCTGGCTGAAAAAGGTGTGAGTTTTGAGATCGAGCATGTGGAAAAGGACAATCCTCCTCAGGATCTGATTGACCTTAACCCTAATCAGAGCGTCCCGACACTGGTAGATCGTGAGCTGACCCTATGGGAATCTCGCATCATTATGGAGTATCTGGATGAGCGTTTTCCTCATCCGCCACTGATGCCGGTTTACCCGGTTGCTCGTGGTGAAAGCCGCCTTTACATGCATCGCGTCGAGAAAGACTGGTATACGCTGATGAACATCATCGTAAACGGTTCCTCTTCCGAAGCTGACAATGCCCGCAAGCAACTGCGTGAAGAACTGCAGGCGATTGCGCCAGTATTCGGCCAGAAACCTTACTTCCTGAGCGATGAATTTAGCCTGGTAGACTGCTACCTCGCACCGCTGCTGTGGCGTTTGCCGCTGCTCGGCATTGAATTCAGCGGCGCAGGTGCCAAAGAGTTGAAAGGGTATATGACTCGCGTATTTGAACGCGACTCGTTCCTTGCCTCTCTGACGGAAGCCGAGCGTGAAATACGTCTTGGTCGGGGCTGA